The DNA sequence TCACCCGCCGGCCGCGGTGGCGTCACCGCCGCAACCCTGCTCGCCATCGCCGGTGTCGTGCTCACGCTCGGTCTGGGTTCCGTCGGCGGAGCCTGGGTCATTGCAACGGCCGCCATCACCGCGGCGCTCGCCCTCGTGATGCGCCGCCCCGGTCGCACACGCTAACCAGGCGCATGCCGGCTCACGGGCCAGGCATTACCCAACGACGCCGCGGCGCACCGGATAATCTTTGCGTTAATGTCGCCATTCATTAACCCAAGTGAGAGACGGTAGCCACATGACCTCGCTGCGCATTCTGCACCTCACCGACACGCACCTTTTCGGCGACAACGCCCGCCACTACGACACCGTCGACACCGCCGCCCAGCTCACGGCCGCGCTCGCACACGTCGCTGAGCAGCCCTGTGATCTCGTGGTTGTCGCGGGCGACGTGAGCGAAGACGGAACCGTCGAGTCGTACCAGCGCGCCCGCACGATCGTTGGCGAATGGGCACGCGAGCGCGACGCCCGCGCCGTATTCACGATGGGCAACCATGATCGTCGCGAAGCGTTCCGGGAGGTGTTGGGCGGCGGACAACCCGACGCACACGAACGTGTTCTCGCAGGCACCGACCCCGCCCGCCCCATCGCGTCCGTCACCGAAAGCAACGGCTGGCGCGTGATCGTGCTCGACACCTCAGTGCCCGCCCGCGGATACGGCGACATTGAAGCAGAACAGCTCACGTTCCTCCGCGACATCCTCGCGACCCCCGCAGAAAACGGCACCGTCATCGTGATGCACCACGCCCCGGTCGACGCCCAGACCGACCTGCTGCAGGCCCTCGCGCTTGACCCCCACGACGCCGATGAGTTCATCGAAATCATCGCGGGTTCTGACGTGCGCGTCGTATTAAGCGGCCACTATCACCACCCGATCGTCGAGACGGTCAACGGTATTCCGGTGGTGGTCGCTCCGGGTGTCGCCAACATTGCTCGCTCACTCGATGACCCGGCTGAAGAGTCGGCCGAGCTTGCCTTCGGCGGCGCGGTAATCGAAATCCGCGGCACCCGCACACGGGTGGTTCCGTTCATCGAGCGTCACGAAGCTGCCCTCGAAGTGTTCCGTTTCGACCGCGAGACGGTCGCCCGCATCATCGCCGCCGCCGGCCGTCCCACCCCCTAAGCCTTCGTTCCGGAACCACCCAGAACCTCGGAACCAGAAGCGCAGTTTTACAGGTCGTCGTGCGCGACCGGCTCGGTGTCGTAGCGCAGTACGAACTTGGCCTCGTCGCCGCGGAGGCGGCGGCGCACGTAGAACACCGGGCGACCAGTGGTATCAGCGGTCACGCCATCACGAACCAGCAGCGCGGTTCCGGTGGGCACCCCCAGCGCGTCGGCATCGGCGAAGTCGGCACCGACCGCGCTGAATGCGCGCCAGAGGTAGCGCAGTTCGAGGCCAAGGCCCTCGACGAGTCCGCGCACCACGAGTCCGTGCTGGGAAACCAACGCCTCGACGTCACCGAGCGATGCCGGATACCAGTAGCTGTTGGAGATCCAACGACGACCGCTGTGGAGCATCACGGTGTCGAGGCGTCGGAGGTCAGCGAGGGGAACGCCAAGACCCGAGATCACATCGTCGGGGAGCGGCTCGGTCGCGGGGCCCGCATGCAACACGACCTCGTCAACCTGGCGAACGGGGCGGGCCGAGACCGGCGGCAGATTGAGGTCGAGTGCGTCGGCCAGCGAGTCCGATGACTGGCGCGCCACCGGCACGCTCGCCACGATCTCAACGAGGTCGGGCGGCGAGGTCACAAACGTGCCAACGCCGCGGCGGATCTCTACGGCACCGAGGCGCTGCAGCTCAACAACACCCTGCCGAAGCGTGAGGCGCGTCACCCCAAACCGTGCCGCCAATTCGTTCTCATTGGGTAGCCGAGTGCCGGCCGGCAGCGTGCCATCTTGAATCTCCTGCCACAGTTCAGCAGCGATTCGACGATAAACCGGCAGGCCAGACAGCGCTGAGTCACGGGCACTTTGCCGCTCGTTCACCTGCCACTCCCTTTCGCGTCACTCAGGACATCTAGACATATAGATGTCCTGCACAGCATGTGCGGGGTTGCGATGCAATCCCCACAACAGAAAGGTATTCCATGCGCAGATCTGTTGCGTTCACCGCCCTAGCCCTGAGCGGTGTTTTGCTCGCCGGCTGCTCCACCTCGCCCGCAAATGACGCGGCTCCCGAAACCTCGGCGCCCACCACAGCCGCCGACCCCACTGCCATCGTCGACATCCGCGTGGGCCTGGAGCCCACGAGCCTCGACGTCACCACAACGTCGGGTGCTGGCCTCGTGCAGGTCATGCGCGGCAACGTCTACCAGGGCCTCGTTGGCCTGACAGAAGACCGCACCATTGTTCCTGCGCTTGCCACCGAATGGGACATCTCGGAAGACGGCCTCACCTACACGTTCACCGTGCGCGATGGCGTTGTCTTCCACGATGGCACCCCGATGACGATGGATGACGTGGTGGCCTCCCTCACCGCCGCGAGCGCCGACGACTCGAAAAACCCCGACGCCAAGCGCATGACCGGCGTCGTCTCGGTTACCGCTACCGACGACAGCACGGTGCAGATTGTGCTCGCCGAGCGCGACATTAACTTCCTGGAAACCCTCACCACGGGCGCCGGCTACATCGTGTCGCAGACCTCGACGGTTGACCTCGCGTCGGCGACGAACGGTACCGGCCCGTACACGCTCGGTCAGTGGAACCGCGGGGCGACGCTGTCGCTGGAACCGTTCGCCGACTACTGGGGCGACGCTCCCAGCAACGGCGGCGTGGTGTTCCACTACATCGCCGATGAGGCCACGGCAGCAACGGCCCTGCGCGGCGGCGAGCTCGATGTGCTGGTTGGCGCTTCGCCAGAAACGACCGAACTGTTCGCGGCCGACGACGCATTCCAGGTGGCCGAGGGTGAGTCAACGAGCTGGATGACGCTCGGGTTCAACCACACCGTTGAGTCGTTGCAGGATCAGCGTGTGCGCGAGGCGATTCGTCGCTCGATCGACAAGACCGAGCTCATTGAGGTGCTCGGTGGGCAGGCGCTGGAAGTCGGAACCATCACGGTGCCGAGCGACACGTGGCACGTTGACGCCACCGACACCGCGGCATTCGACACCGCAGAGGCCAAGAAGCTTCTGAAGGAAGCGGGCTACGAAGACCTCGAGCTGACGCTGACGGTCTCGAACACGTACGACACGATCATCACCGAGTTCATCGCGGCTGAGCTTGCCGAGGTCGGCATTGACGTCACGATCGAAACCGTCGAGTTTGCCACCTGGCTGGAAGACGTCTTCACGAACAAGAAGTTCGAGATGACGATGGTGCTGCACGTTGACCCGGCCACGGCAACGTACTACGCCAACCCGAACTACTACTGGAGCTACGACAACGCCGAGGTGCAGGGCCTGATCGCCGACGCCCGCACCGCGCTCACCGAAGACGAGCGCGACGAAGCCATGCGTGACGCTGTCACACTCGTTGCCGAAGACTCAGCAAGTGACTGGCTGTACTCGCCGAAGAACATCATCGTCGCTGGCTCCGACGTTGCCGGATTCGCGGTCGACCGCAACTCGACCAACTTCCCGGTCTCGGGCATCACGATCGCCGAGTGATGACCCTCACAGCGGCACCGTTACACGCTGGGCGCGGAACCATGATCCGCGCCCAGCGCACGGCTCGCTACATTGCGGGAGAGGTGATCGTTTTGATCACCTCTCTCGTGGTGGCGAGCATGGCCATCTTCGGTTTTCTGGCTGTTCTTCCCGGCGACCAGGCGGCGATCCTCGGCGGCGTGGAAGCGACCCCCGAGCAGATTGAAGCCCTGCGCCAGCAGATGGGCCTCAACCGCCCTCTCTGGGAGCAGTACCTCGACTGGTTCGGTGGCGTACTCACCGGCGACCTGAGCACGAGTGCCCTCGATGGCCGCTCAGTTGCCGCCGAGCTTGGCGAAAAACTGCAGGTGACGGTTCCGCTCGGTCTTTTGGCGCTCCTGCTCAGCATCGTCATCGCCGTTCCGGTAGGCGTGCTCGCCGCGATCTACCGCGACAGCGCATTTGGCCGCGTGATCACGGCGCTCAGCCAACTGTCTGCCGCGATCCCCACGTTCGTGCTCGGCCTTGCCCTCGTGCTCCTCGTCGCCCTGCCGACGCGTTTGTTCCCTGTGCAGGGCTTCCCTGCCGACCGCTGGGCTGACCCGATGGAGGCGCTGCGCTCACTCATCCTTCCGGCCACCGCCATCGCAATCGGACAGTCCGCCGTGCTGGTGCGATTCGTCCGCAGCGTCACGATTGACATCCTGCTGAAGGACTGGGTGCGCACCGGGCTCGCGCAGGGATGGCCGCTCCGCACCGTGCTTGTTCGCCACGGCGCACGCAACGCCGCTCTCCCCCTGCTCGGCATCATCGGTCTCGAAATTGCCGGCATTCTGATGGGCTCCGTCATCGTCGAGCAAATCTTCGCGCTGCCGGGAGTCGGCGGCATGCTGCTCAGCGACGTCGGCAACCGTGACATCACGTCAATTCAGAGCACCCTGTTCGTGCTTACCGCGCTCGTGATGATCACCACCGTCGTTCTCACCACGCTCTCTCGCGTGCTTGACCCCCGCGTTCGGAGTGCCTCATGATTCGCCGCTTTCTCCGCCACCCGCTCGGCATCGTCGGCCTTGCCCTGGTCGCCATCCCCACGTTCGCCGCGATGGTGTCGCTGTTTTGGACGCCGTATGACCCGACCGCCTTCGTACCGCTTGATCGCTGGCTGCCGCCGTCGCCAGAACACTGGCTCGGCACCGATGCCGGCGGACGCGATCTGTTTAGCATCCTGCTCGCTGGCGCTCAAGCCACCATGCTTGCCACCGTTCTCGCCACCGTCATTGCCATCGCTGTCGGGGTTCCGCTCGCCCTCAGCACGGCGATTGCCCCGCGCCGCACGTCGGGCGTGATGGAACGAGGCATCGACATTGCCATTGCCTTCCCCACGCTCGTGCTCGCGATCATCCTGGTGACGTCGTACGGCGCCAGCATCTGGACGTCATCGATCGCGATCGGCCTCGGTAGCAGCGTTGTCGTCGCCCGCACCATGGTCTCGGAGCTGCGCGGCATTCTCGCTTCGGACTACGTCACGCTCGCCCGTGCCGGGGGTGTCGGAACCATGGGCATCGTGTTTTCGCATTTGCTCCCGAATGTGGCACCGACACTTCTCGTACGCGCCACCCAGATTCTGTCGGTGGCCGCTCTCGCCGA is a window from the Microbacterium sp. NC79 genome containing:
- a CDS encoding metallophosphoesterase; amino-acid sequence: MTSLRILHLTDTHLFGDNARHYDTVDTAAQLTAALAHVAEQPCDLVVVAGDVSEDGTVESYQRARTIVGEWARERDARAVFTMGNHDRREAFREVLGGGQPDAHERVLAGTDPARPIASVTESNGWRVIVLDTSVPARGYGDIEAEQLTFLRDILATPAENGTVIVMHHAPVDAQTDLLQALALDPHDADEFIEIIAGSDVRVVLSGHYHHPIVETVNGIPVVVAPGVANIARSLDDPAEESAELAFGGAVIEIRGTRTRVVPFIERHEAALEVFRFDRETVARIIAAAGRPTP
- a CDS encoding ABC transporter substrate-binding protein — its product is MRRSVAFTALALSGVLLAGCSTSPANDAAPETSAPTTAADPTAIVDIRVGLEPTSLDVTTTSGAGLVQVMRGNVYQGLVGLTEDRTIVPALATEWDISEDGLTYTFTVRDGVVFHDGTPMTMDDVVASLTAASADDSKNPDAKRMTGVVSVTATDDSTVQIVLAERDINFLETLTTGAGYIVSQTSTVDLASATNGTGPYTLGQWNRGATLSLEPFADYWGDAPSNGGVVFHYIADEATAATALRGGELDVLVGASPETTELFAADDAFQVAEGESTSWMTLGFNHTVESLQDQRVREAIRRSIDKTELIEVLGGQALEVGTITVPSDTWHVDATDTAAFDTAEAKKLLKEAGYEDLELTLTVSNTYDTIITEFIAAELAEVGIDVTIETVEFATWLEDVFTNKKFEMTMVLHVDPATATYYANPNYYWSYDNAEVQGLIADARTALTEDERDEAMRDAVTLVAEDSASDWLYSPKNIIVAGSDVAGFAVDRNSTNFPVSGITIAE
- a CDS encoding ABC transporter permease, with the translated sequence MTLTAAPLHAGRGTMIRAQRTARYIAGEVIVLITSLVVASMAIFGFLAVLPGDQAAILGGVEATPEQIEALRQQMGLNRPLWEQYLDWFGGVLTGDLSTSALDGRSVAAELGEKLQVTVPLGLLALLLSIVIAVPVGVLAAIYRDSAFGRVITALSQLSAAIPTFVLGLALVLLVALPTRLFPVQGFPADRWADPMEALRSLILPATAIAIGQSAVLVRFVRSVTIDILLKDWVRTGLAQGWPLRTVLVRHGARNAALPLLGIIGLEIAGILMGSVIVEQIFALPGVGGMLLSDVGNRDITSIQSTLFVLTALVMITTVVLTTLSRVLDPRVRSAS
- a CDS encoding GntR family transcriptional regulator; its protein translation is MNERQSARDSALSGLPVYRRIAAELWQEIQDGTLPAGTRLPNENELAARFGVTRLTLRQGVVELQRLGAVEIRRGVGTFVTSPPDLVEIVASVPVARQSSDSLADALDLNLPPVSARPVRQVDEVVLHAGPATEPLPDDVISGLGVPLADLRRLDTVMLHSGRRWISNSYWYPASLGDVEALVSQHGLVVRGLVEGLGLELRYLWRAFSAVGADFADADALGVPTGTALLVRDGVTADTTGRPVFYVRRRLRGDEAKFVLRYDTEPVAHDDL
- a CDS encoding ABC transporter permease produces the protein MIRRFLRHPLGIVGLALVAIPTFAAMVSLFWTPYDPTAFVPLDRWLPPSPEHWLGTDAGGRDLFSILLAGAQATMLATVLATVIAIAVGVPLALSTAIAPRRTSGVMERGIDIAIAFPTLVLAIILVTSYGASIWTSSIAIGLGSSVVVARTMVSELRGILASDYVTLARAGGVGTMGIVFSHLLPNVAPTLLVRATQILSVAALAEAGLSYLGFGTPPPTASWGRTLSDLQSQVLVRPEVLIAPSIAITTLVIGFALIGDALRDALENTARATPRPAPTSAPSAQKVTA